Part of the uncultured Cohaesibacter sp. genome is shown below.
CAACGATCTCGATTCCATCCATGATCTCGTCGAGGGAGCCCTCGATTTCCTATCCCTGCACAAGAACAATGAGGAGCGGCACCGTTTCTCCCTCAGTTCACTCATCACCAGCCTGTGTGACGACTATCAGGACATGGAACTCAATGTGACCTTCGACTCGACACAGCCCATAGAGATCGAGGGCGTGGCGTCGGTGTTCAGTGTCGCCGCATCGGTGGAGCTTTCGACCCTAACTCAGGGCTTCATGATCGGCCGCCCCAAACAGCTGCGTCGGGCCTTGTCCAACATCATCGACAATGCGCTCAAATATGGCAACTATGCCAAGGTGTCACTCGGTTACGACGGCAGCGAGCGAACAGTCATCACCATTGTCGACGGTGGCCCGGGCATTCCGAGTGACCAGATCGAAAAGGTCTTTCTGCCATTCGAAAGAGGCCACGAAGGGCACAAGACCAAAGGCGTTGGACTTGGACTGAGCATCGCCAACGAGATCATCCGCAATCACAAGGGCGAGATGACCCTGAGCAACAGCAATGAAGGCCTGCGGGTCGAAATCAAACTTCCGCGCGACATCTTCACCAACTAGGCTACGCGAGCAATTGCCACCCGATTACACGGTTGGCGAGAATTACACAGAGCTCCACCAATTTAGTAGCATTGACAGGCGAACGCGCAAGCCTGGTTCGTGAAGCTGTACATTGCCAAATCGCCTGAGGTCTCAAATAGTGCGAGCATATTCAAGCGGTTACAAACAGAGATTTTAATATTTCTCATACACGTCCAAAATCCGCTGAAATCTGCCAATGAAATCGAATACACTTTTTCGTTTGAAATCGATTTCATAAGCCAGCAAACTGCTTCCATCATTTGTGACAAGGGAGGAAGCAGATGAAGTTGAAGAACGCACTTCTGGGAATGGCCGTCATGGCTCTGGCTATTCCGGCAGCGCAGGCCGAAGAGTTCACCATCGGTCTTTCTAATGGTTGGGTTGGCTCCGAGTGGCGCACCCAGATGATCGAGGAAGCTCAGGCAGCTGCTGAAAAATGGAAAGAAAAGGGCGTGGACGTCAAGGTCGTGGTGCAGAGCGCCAATGTCGACGTCCCCGGTCAGATCGCACACGTCCGCAATTTCATCAATCAGGGCGTCAACGCCATCATCATCAACCCGAACAGCCCAACGGCTTTTGACCCTGTCTTTTCACAGGCCAAGGAAGATGGCATTCTCGTCATCTCCACGGATGCAGAGGTCTCGTCTCAGGACGCCCTCTATGTGGGTATCGACCAAACCAACTGGGCGGCCCTCAGCGCCAAATGGCTCGCAGAAACCCTGAAGGGCAAGGGGCAAGTCGTCGCGATCAACGGCGTGGCCGGTCATCCTGCCAATGAAATGCGCATTGCCGGTTACACCAGCGTGTTCAATCAGTATCCCGACATCAAGGTGGTCAACGAGGTCAACGCCAACTGGGACCAGGCTCAGGGCCAGCAGGCCATGCAGAACCTTCTGGCAACCTATCCCGATATTGATGGCGTCTGGGTTCAGGACGGCATGGCAGCCGGCGCCTGGCGATCGCTGATGGATGCTGGCAAGGCTGGGCAGGTGGCCGCAACGGGCGAAATCCGCAAGGACTTCATCGATCTGTGGGTCAAGAACGACTTCAACTCCGGCGCATCCGTGAACCCTCCCGGGGTTATGGCCAGCGCGCTCAACGTTGCCGTCTTCATGCTGCAGGGACGTGAACTGAAGGAACCGGCGGCCGCAGGGCAGTACAAGAACGCCTTGTATCTGCCAATCCCGTTCATCAACGGCGACAACGTCGCAACCGTTGCCAAGGAACTGGAAGGCAAACCCGGTTTCTATTCCTACACCAGCTCTCTGAGCATCGACGAAGCTGAAGCATACTTCAAATAATCCCGATGACCATGATGCCGCTGCCCCTTTGGACAGCGGCATGCATCGACAGACGATAACGAAGGTGCAGGCAATATGTCGCGATTGAAGCTGCAGCAGATTTGCAAATACTATGACGCAACGACTGCTTTGGCCTCTGGGGATCTGCTGCTGGAAAGCGGCGAAATCCATGTTTTGATCGGAGCCAACGGCTCCGGCAAGAGCACATTGTGCAAGGTCGTCGCCGGCAGCGTGCGCCCGGATAGCGGGCTGTTCGAACTGAACGGAAAACCCGTCACGCTGTTCGGGCCCAAGGCGGCTCGGGACATGGGGATCTGCCTGTTCTATCAGGAACTCAGCCTGGCCAACAGCCTGTCCATCGCCCAGAATATCAATCTCTATCATCTGCCGACCCAGGCGGGTGGTCTTGTTGATGAGGCGGAACTCAACAGACGGGCCGAGCATTACATCGACAAGTTCAGGAAGGTGGTCGGAGAGAATTTTTCCGCAGATACCCCGGTTGCAAAGCTGCGCCCCGACCAGAAGCAGCTGGTCGAAATCATGAAGACGCTGGCCAGCGAAGCCGAAATCCTGATCTTTGACGAACCGACCTCGGCGCTCGACCGGTCTCAGGTCGATTGCTTTTTCTCCATCCTGCGGGAACTGAAGGAGGAGGGGCGTTCTATCATTTTCATTTCCCATCGCATGGACGAGATTTTTGACATCGCAGACCGCATCACGGTAATCCGCGATGGCACAACAGTCTCCTCTCGCCCGATCAATGAGACCGATCAGGCGACGGTGATCCGCGACATGATTGGCGAACAGCACGAAGCGGCAGCACAAGTCAGCGCTTCCCCCTATGACCAGACGAAAAATGAGGAAATCTGCCTCAAGGCGAAAGCCCTTGGCGGGGCCCAGATCCGCGATGTCGGCTTTTCCCTCGCAAGAGGCGAGATCCTTGGCCTTGGTGGTTTGCACGGGCAGGGACAATCGACGCTGTTGCGCAGCCTGTTCGGTGCGGAGCGGCTGACGACAGGCACACTGGAACTGAACGGCAAGCCGGTGCGCCCTACCAGCCCGCGTGCAGCCATCAAGCTGGGGTTTTCCTATGTCTCCGGCGACCGGGTGCGTGATGGCGTCATTACCGGGCGCTCGATCATGGAAAACGTCTCGCCCATTCATTTTCTCAAGGATCGCAAGTTTCTGGCCTTTCCGAGTGTACTTTCGCGCATCATCGAGCCAGCCCTTGCTTCGCTCAACACCAAATATGCGAGCCTTGGCGCTTCCATCAGTTCGCTTTCGGGGGGCAACCAGCAGAAGGTGGTGATTGCCCGCTGGCTGACCAATCCGCCCGATGTCCTGCTGCTCGACGACCCCACCAAGGGCATTGATCTCAGCGCCAAGAGCGAGCTTTTCTCACTGGTTCGCAGGCTGGCCGATGCTGGCATGGCCATCATTCTCTATTCCTCGGAAGACAGTGAGCTGCTGGCCCACTCGGACCGCATTCTGGTCTTCAACAACGGCGCGGTTTCCCGCGAGCTGGTGGGCGAGGACAAGACCCGCTTCAATCTCTATCAGGCAGCATATTCGGGGGCGAAATGACAGAAGCACACGCATTGAAAACCCGCATGGCAGCGCTCTTTCGGCGCTTTCCGTTTCTGCCAGCGCTGGGCATGCTGCTGCTGCTGTTCGTCCTCAACGGCATAGCCGAACCGAACAGCATGACCGTTCGGGCGCTCAAGGGCGTCGCCAGCACCTACCTCGCCCTGGTCTTCCTGTCAGTCGGGCAAACTTTCGTGGTCTACACCGGCGATATCGACCTGTCCGTCGGCGCGATCCTGTCTCTGGTCAATGTATCCATCGTGGTCATCATGAGCCAGCTTGGCGGCGAACCCTATGTTGTTCTGCTGGCCCTTCTGGTGGGTATCCTCATCGGGGCGCTATGCGGGTTGGTCAACGGTTTCGTGGTGTCCGGCCTCAGAATGCAGGCCATTGTGGCGACCTTTGCCACCAGCATCCTGCTCTCGGGCATCGCCCTGTGGGTTCTCCCGGTTGCGGGCCTGCCAGCCCCGAGCCTGTTCTGGAAGGTTTATGGTGGTCGCAGCTATGGCATTCCGAATGTCTTCTTCTTTGCAGCCGTCCTCATCGCCATCCTCGCCGTGCTGGCCAAGACGAGCATGGTGACCAAGCTGCTCGCCGTCGGCAATGGCCAGCTGTCCGCCTATCAGTCCGGCCTGTCGGTCACCCGCATCCGGATCTATGGCTATGTCATTTGCGGCGTTTTCGCAGCGCTTGCAGCCTTCTGCATTACCGGTGATACGGCGAGTGGCGACCCACTGGTCGGCGGAGCGATGACCCTGTCAAGTGTCGCAGCTGTCGTACTGGGCGGCACTGCGCTCTCGGGCGGTATCGGATCAGCCTTCGGGTCAGCCATCGGCGCCATCATCATCGGCCTTATCAGCTCGCTGGTCTTCTATGCCGGCATCCCGTCCGAATGGCAGAATCTGGCGCAGGGTGCAACGATCCTTGTGGTTCTGATGCTTGGAGTGCTGGCCTCGCGGAGGATCAACCAATGACCATCACGCAGCCAACCAACCCGCAGGATAGCCGGTCCTCGATCCTTGTCTATTTCAGGAATCCGCTGCTTGTGGCGTTCATTCTCATTGTCCTGTTGCTGATTGCAGGTGAAACACTGTCACCCGGCTTTGCCTCCATGGAGCAGATCCTCCGGCTGCTCATCGTGGCAGCTTTGCTGGGCATCGTCGCCGCAGGGCAAAATCTCGTTATTCTGGGGGGACGCGAGGGGATCGATCTCTCTGTCGGAGGGGTCGTATCCCTGAGCGCCGTGCTCGCGGGCAATGTGATGGACGGCAACAATGCCAACATCATCGCCGCGATCCTCGTCTGTCTGGCCGCAGGCGGTCTGGTCGGGCTCATCAACGGTGTTGGCGTTACCATTTTCGGCATCCCGCCGCTGGTCATGACGCTGGGCATGCTAGGCGTCTTGCAGGGGCTACTGGTCGTCATCCGTCAGGGTATTCCATCCGGGCTTGCAGCTCCGGCGCTGGCCAATTTCGTCTCGAAGCCCTTCCTGTTGAACCTGCCGGGCATCATATGGCTCTGGATCGCCGTGGGACTGCTGATGGCCTTCCTGCTGATGCGGACCTCGCTCGGCTACAAGATCTACGCCATCGGCTCGAATGAAAACGCCGCCTATATGGCCGGTGTGCCCGTCAAGCGGGTCCGCGTCATGCTGTTCGCGCTGTCGAGCATGTTCGCCGCGCTGGCTGGTATCTGCATTCTGGGCTATGCGGGAACGTCTTTTGCCAATGTCGGCGACAGCTACATGCTGTCCTCGATCATCGCCGTAGTGCTCGGCGGCACGCCGCTTTCCGGCGGCAAGGGCGGCTATACCGGTACCATGGCGGGTGCCTTCCTGCTGATCCTCATGCAGAGCATCCTGACCACTCTCAGCATCGGCGAATCCGGCCGGCAGGTCGTCTTTGGCATCACCCTGCTGTTCCTGCTGCTGTTTTATGGTCGCAGCAAGGCCTTGCGGGGCTAGAACAGCAAGGCGATTGGAACAAGGCACGCGCACAAACAGGGAGCGGGAAAGAAGGCGTCGGGTGAACAAACGAGCAAAAATCAAGGATATTGCCCTCAAGGCCGGTGTTTCGCCGACCACCGTTTCGCGTGCGCTCAGCGGGTCTGGCCTGGTGGCGGAGCCGACCCTCAGCCATGTCAGAGAGATCGCCCGGACCATGCGCTATCGGCCCAACATCAGCGCCCGCAACCTTCGAACCCAGAAGACCATGTCCATCCTCGTCGTCGTCCGCGACATTGGCAACCCGTTCTATCTTGACATCTTCAAGGGTGCGGAATGCATCGCTCATGACGCGGGCTATTCTTTGCTGATGGCCAACACCGAAGATGATCCCAATCGCGAAGCCGATTATTTCGACATGCTCAACCACGGCCACGCAGACGGCATGATCCTGATGACCGGCAAGATGCCGCTGGATTGCGATCTGCCGGTCGACATCGCCCAGAAAGTGGTCGTCGCCCTTGAAATGATCGACGGCGTCGACCTGACTCATGTCGTGATCGACAATGAATATGCCTCCATCGAGGCGATTGATCATCTGGTAGCACTTGGGCATCGTAAGATCGCCTATATCGCTGGGCCGATCCCGGAGGGAATGAGCGTCCGGCGGCTGACCGGGTTCCGCCATGCCATGAAGGCCTCCGGTCTTTCTCTGCCCGAGGCCTATGTCCAGCAGGGCGACTTTAGCTATCGGAGCGGCGAGATGGCCGCCAGCAAGCTGCTCGATCTGCCAGACCGCCCAACCGCAATTTATACCGCCAATGATGAAATGGCCTTTGGCGCGATCAGGGCTGCCAAGAACAAGGGGCTGGACGTTCCGAAGGATCTGTCCATCTTCGGCTTCGACGACACCTACCTGGCCGAGGCTTTCGTTCCAGCCCTGACCACCGTCCGCCAACCCTGCCTTGAAATCGGTCGACGCGCGATGACCCGCCTTCTGGCTCATCTTTCCGGCGATAAGCCACAAACCGACTGCATTGTCGTGCCGACGGAAATCGTGGTCAGAGAAACAACCGCACCACCAGATCATTTCGTGGAATAGCCACCGGAACAGAACCAGAGACAGAACAGAAACGGACGCATGCCCTAAGCTTGTGAAAAGTCGTGTGGGCCATGCATCAGGAAAGCAAGGTCATGAACCTTGCCAGTGGGAGGAGTACCATGACGCAGCCCAAAGAGACCCTTAATGTCGGCCTTGTCGGCTCAGGCTTCATCGCCGAGTTCCATCTCAAGTCGATGCTAGGCGTGCGCAATGTCCGCATTGCAGGCGTTTTCAGCCGTACGCAGGCTCATCGCCAGCATATCGTCAATGTGGCCACCAAGCTCGGTCTGGGGCCATGCCAGTCGTTTGCCTCGCTCGATGCCATGCTGGAAGACGACAGCATCGACGCCGTCTGGATCCTTTCTCCCAACTACACGCGCCTTGACATCATGCGTCAGATTCACGCTGCAGTAACGGAAAGCCGCAGCAAGGTGTTTGCCGTCGCTTGCGAAAAGCCGCTGGCCCGGACCATATCAGAAGCCCGCGAAATGCTGCGGCTGGCCGAAGACGCCAAACTCAACCACGGCTATCTGGAAAATCAGGTTTTCTGTACGCCGGTCTTGCGTGGCAAGGAAATCATCTGGCGGCGGGCCGCAGCCAATGCAGGGCGGCCTTATCTGGCCCGCGCAGCAGAAGAGCATTCAGGCCCCCATGCCGCTTGGTTCTGGCAAGGGGACAAGCAGGGCGGCGGTGTCCTCAACGACATGATGTGCCACAGCGTCGAAGTGGCGCGCCACCTGCTGACGGATCCGGCAAAGCCGCGCAGCTCTCTGCGGATCAAATCGGTGAACGGCACGGTGGCCAATCTCAAATGGACATTGCCGAAATATGCCCAACAGCTGTCCGACCGCTATGGCTCTGACGTCGATTACCGCAACCGTCCGTCAGAAGATTTCGCCCGCGCCACCATCGCTCTGGAAGACGACGAGGGCAAGGAACTGATGATCGAGGCAACAACCTCCTGGGCCTACGTTGGGGCAGGGCTGCGCATTCAGCTCGAACTGCTTGGACCGGAATACTCCATGGAGTTCAATTCGCTTGCAACCGGCCTCAAGATTTTCATGTCCCGCGAGATTGCAGGAGCAGAAGGCGAGGATCTGGTCGAAAAGCAGAATGCGGAACAGGGGCTGATGCCCGTGTTGGAAGATGAGGCCGGCATCTATGGCTACACAGACGAGAACCGCCATATGGTGGAATGCTTCCGAAAGGGGCAAACCCCGTCTGAAACATTCGAGGATGGCCTCGCCGTGGTTCAGATGCTGATGGGCCTTTACTACTCGGCGGAAGTCGGCCGAACGGTTTCGTTCCCGGCAGACGACCTTGAAGACTATGTTCCGGTTGTCGCCCGCGTCGGTGCCAATTGAGCCTCACTCTTTGAGCAAAGAAAAAGCCGGATCCCCTGAAATCCGGCTTTTTGAGTTTGAATGTTCTGGCCACAGAAAGAACAATTAGTGAACATCCTTGACACTGGCCGCCGCCGCGCCAAACAACGGCCCCACGGCGACCTGTCTGAGACGATCACCATCCCGGACAACAAACAGCGCGTTGATCCCTTTGGCACGCGCCACATGCACACCCGCATCGTGTCCCATCACCATCAGCGCCGTTGCCCAGGCATCAGCTGTCATGCAGCGTTCGGCGATGACACTGACCGAAGCCACGTCATTCTGCAACGGGCCACCGCGGCGGGGATCCATCGTGTGACTGAAAGTCTGCTCGCCAACCTTCACCCAGTGACGATAGTCGCCACTGGTGGCAATGGCACAATCGCTTAGCTGCAACATGCCCAGAGCCGCGCGCGTGGTGTAATCGGGTTTTTCCAGCGCCACCGACCATGGTAGATCGCTGGCCTTGGCGCCCATTGCACGCATCTCGCCATCGATCCCGACAAGCCCGTTCTCGATCCCGAATTCGGCGAGAACATCCGCCATGGCATCGACGCCATAGCCCTTAGCAATGCCACAGAGATCAAGTTTCATGGCCACCGACTTGCGGACAGCAAGTCGATCGGGGTCCAGCTCGATAAGATCGCAGCTCTTGGGACGGCCACGCCCCAACTGCTGCCGTATTGCGTTCGGGTCGGGTTCCTTCGTGATCGCGCCAAACCCCCACGCATCCACCATGTCGCCGACGGCGGGGTCGAACAGACCGCTGGAGGCGCGGTTGATCGCCATGGCTTCCGTCAGCACCGTGAACAGCTCACGCGGCACAGGAGTCCATTGCCCCGGATCGGCTCGGTTGAGCCGCATGAGGTCGGAGGCCGGATTCCAGGTCGACATTTGCCGGTCCACCCGGTCCACCGCCTCGAACAGGGCCTGATCAAGACCCCTCGGCTTGTCGCTTTGCTCACTCATGATGATCGCACTGTAGCGCGTGCCCATGGTGGAACCATGAAAGACATGGCGATGAAGGCCGGGTGTAACTGGTTCAACCTTTGGCATATCAAAAGACATCTTCAACATAACGGCCCTCCTTCCTGAGGTCTGCCAGATCCGTACCGGAGGTCTTGAGGACGTCCATGAATGCCTCCTCGATCCCCTTGGCCATCTCCCGACCACCACAGATCATGATCTGGGCGCCATCACGGACGAGGGCGGAGAGTTCCGCCGCATCCTGACGGATGCGATCCTGCACATAAAGCCGCTGGTGGGTTCGGGAAAAGGCCAGCTTGACCGAATGAACAAACCCCGTCTTGTGCCAGTCTCCAAGCTCCTTGTGATAGAGGAAATCCGATTGCGGATGGCGGGCGCCGAAATAGAGCCGCATCTGCCGTTTCTTGTGGTTGTTGCGGACAAATCCGATCAGTGGACCAATACCGGCTCCGGCCCCAATGAGAATGACCGGCGCGCTGGATTTCTTGAGCTGGAAGCCTGGGTTGGCCAGGAAGGCAGCCTTGATGCTGTCCCCCGGCTGAAGGCCATGCAGATACCCCGAGCAAAGACCACCCGGCACATTGCGCACACAGATCTCGACAAATCCGTTCTTGCGGGCCGAAGCCAGGGAATAGTAGCGCGGTACACTGTCTCCCTCTGGCGTAATGCTGAGCAGGTCACCCGGCTCAAAGGAGGGCACCCCCTTGCTGAACAGACGAACAATCCACGAATGTTTGTGGTCGGTTGGCCTGAAGCGGAAGACCGTGGTCGGCGCCTGTACTTCATGACCATAGGTCTGACGGGATACCAGCGTCAGCTGATGTTGTTCCACACGGGAGACAACAGGTTCAAGGTCCAGTTCGAACCCCAGTTGTCTGGAAAGTGCTTCACTCCAGCGTGCGAACTCCTGTGCAGACTGGCGATTGATCGAGGCAAATGGCATGATCTGAGGCCATCCATCCTCAGCGAACTGACGGGTCACGTCCTTTGCGAACTGGCAATAGTTCGGGAACTGGCGATCACCAAACCCAAGCACGGCAACCGGTATCTTTCGCGCCCCGGCATATTTGCCAAGCTTTGCCAGAAAACCCTTGGCGGAACGCGGGGCCTCGCCATCGCCATAAGTGGCGGTGAGGACAAACATCAGCCTGGCTTGCGGATAGTCCCCGGCAAAGGCATTCATCTCACTGGTGTGAACACGCAACCCTGCCTTGGCAAGACCATCGTGCAGGCTGCGGGCAAAGCCCCAAGTGCTGTTTCCTTCACTCCCCACGAGAATGACAGCCTCCGCGTCGCGCGTCTTGGCGTTGCCTGCAATCTTGATCTTGCTCTGAAGCTTCCGCCACCAGATGAGACCACCGGTCACTCCCATCAGCGGCACACCGAGGGAGGCAACACCAAGCAGCAGGGCAAGCGGAGCCAGTCCTTCACCGGTGTGCAGCATATAGATGAACTCGTAGATCTGTTTGGCACTGCCATTGGGTGTGTAGTTCAACAGCGCACCTGTAGCCTGATCCACATAACCCATGCCATCAGCCGTTGTCAGAGTAAAGGCATCCTTGGTATCTCCCTCATAGGGGAAGGAAAGCTCCCGCAATTGCGAGACGGGTGTTTCACGCAAGCCATCAAGGGAAATGATCTGCGCAGGCGTCCCGCCGTTGACTGTCGGGAATGCAGCCTCTGCACCGGACCCGTCAGGAGCCAACCCGAAGGTTGCTGCTGTCATGTAAAGTCCGGTGAGCGCACTGAGAGAAAGCCCGACAACGGCAATCCGGGCGACTTCCAGATGCAGCCGCTGGGAGAGGGTGCCACGCACCGGCCCGAACAGCTGTTTCCAGCCCCCTATACGCCGCTTGAGCATGATGAGACCTGACACGCAGATAAGCACCATCACCACAGCCCCAAACCCTGCGGTCATGCGCCCGCCATCACCCAGAAACAGCGACCGATGCAGATCGGTCAGCCAGATCTGGGTTTGCGACGGATGATA
Proteins encoded:
- a CDS encoding FAD:protein FMN transferase is translated as MLKMSFDMPKVEPVTPGLHRHVFHGSTMGTRYSAIIMSEQSDKPRGLDQALFEAVDRVDRQMSTWNPASDLMRLNRADPGQWTPVPRELFTVLTEAMAINRASSGLFDPAVGDMVDAWGFGAITKEPDPNAIRQQLGRGRPKSCDLIELDPDRLAVRKSVAMKLDLCGIAKGYGVDAMADVLAEFGIENGLVGIDGEMRAMGAKASDLPWSVALEKPDYTTRAALGMLQLSDCAIATSGDYRHWVKVGEQTFSHTMDPRRGGPLQNDVASVSVIAERCMTADAWATALMVMGHDAGVHVARAKGINALFVVRDGDRLRQVAVGPLFGAAAASVKDVH
- a CDS encoding ABC transporter permease encodes the protein MTEAHALKTRMAALFRRFPFLPALGMLLLLFVLNGIAEPNSMTVRALKGVASTYLALVFLSVGQTFVVYTGDIDLSVGAILSLVNVSIVVIMSQLGGEPYVVLLALLVGILIGALCGLVNGFVVSGLRMQAIVATFATSILLSGIALWVLPVAGLPAPSLFWKVYGGRSYGIPNVFFFAAVLIAILAVLAKTSMVTKLLAVGNGQLSAYQSGLSVTRIRIYGYVICGVFAALAAFCITGDTASGDPLVGGAMTLSSVAAVVLGGTALSGGIGSAFGSAIGAIIIGLISSLVFYAGIPSEWQNLAQGATILVVLMLGVLASRRINQ
- a CDS encoding LacI family DNA-binding transcriptional regulator, with the translated sequence MNKRAKIKDIALKAGVSPTTVSRALSGSGLVAEPTLSHVREIARTMRYRPNISARNLRTQKTMSILVVVRDIGNPFYLDIFKGAECIAHDAGYSLLMANTEDDPNREADYFDMLNHGHADGMILMTGKMPLDCDLPVDIAQKVVVALEMIDGVDLTHVVIDNEYASIEAIDHLVALGHRKIAYIAGPIPEGMSVRRLTGFRHAMKASGLSLPEAYVQQGDFSYRSGEMAASKLLDLPDRPTAIYTANDEMAFGAIRAAKNKGLDVPKDLSIFGFDDTYLAEAFVPALTTVRQPCLEIGRRAMTRLLAHLSGDKPQTDCIVVPTEIVVRETTAPPDHFVE
- a CDS encoding ABC transporter permease, translating into MTITQPTNPQDSRSSILVYFRNPLLVAFILIVLLLIAGETLSPGFASMEQILRLLIVAALLGIVAAGQNLVILGGREGIDLSVGGVVSLSAVLAGNVMDGNNANIIAAILVCLAAGGLVGLINGVGVTIFGIPPLVMTLGMLGVLQGLLVVIRQGIPSGLAAPALANFVSKPFLLNLPGIIWLWIAVGLLMAFLLMRTSLGYKIYAIGSNENAAYMAGVPVKRVRVMLFALSSMFAALAGICILGYAGTSFANVGDSYMLSSIIAVVLGGTPLSGGKGGYTGTMAGAFLLILMQSILTTLSIGESGRQVVFGITLLFLLLFYGRSKALRG
- a CDS encoding sugar ABC transporter ATP-binding protein translates to MSRLKLQQICKYYDATTALASGDLLLESGEIHVLIGANGSGKSTLCKVVAGSVRPDSGLFELNGKPVTLFGPKAARDMGICLFYQELSLANSLSIAQNINLYHLPTQAGGLVDEAELNRRAEHYIDKFRKVVGENFSADTPVAKLRPDQKQLVEIMKTLASEAEILIFDEPTSALDRSQVDCFFSILRELKEEGRSIIFISHRMDEIFDIADRITVIRDGTTVSSRPINETDQATVIRDMIGEQHEAAAQVSASPYDQTKNEEICLKAKALGGAQIRDVGFSLARGEILGLGGLHGQGQSTLLRSLFGAERLTTGTLELNGKPVRPTSPRAAIKLGFSYVSGDRVRDGVITGRSIMENVSPIHFLKDRKFLAFPSVLSRIIEPALASLNTKYASLGASISSLSGGNQQKVVIARWLTNPPDVLLLDDPTKGIDLSAKSELFSLVRRLADAGMAIILYSSEDSELLAHSDRILVFNNGAVSRELVGEDKTRFNLYQAAYSGAK
- a CDS encoding PepSY domain-containing protein — translated: MQQLIHKITGLILLPLVLVLSLSGAALSIYPILERSSQPLESSATLSVAELADVVKEAHPGTSQIVRRASGQVIAYYYENGVSGAELFDPATGADLGPYHPSQTQIWLTDLHRSLFLGDGGRMTAGFGAVVMVLICVSGLIMLKRRIGGWKQLFGPVRGTLSQRLHLEVARIAVVGLSLSALTGLYMTAATFGLAPDGSGAEAAFPTVNGGTPAQIISLDGLRETPVSQLRELSFPYEGDTKDAFTLTTADGMGYVDQATGALLNYTPNGSAKQIYEFIYMLHTGEGLAPLALLLGVASLGVPLMGVTGGLIWWRKLQSKIKIAGNAKTRDAEAVILVGSEGNSTWGFARSLHDGLAKAGLRVHTSEMNAFAGDYPQARLMFVLTATYGDGEAPRSAKGFLAKLGKYAGARKIPVAVLGFGDRQFPNYCQFAKDVTRQFAEDGWPQIMPFASINRQSAQEFARWSEALSRQLGFELDLEPVVSRVEQHQLTLVSRQTYGHEVQAPTTVFRFRPTDHKHSWIVRLFSKGVPSFEPGDLLSITPEGDSVPRYYSLASARKNGFVEICVRNVPGGLCSGYLHGLQPGDSIKAAFLANPGFQLKKSSAPVILIGAGAGIGPLIGFVRNNHKKRQMRLYFGARHPQSDFLYHKELGDWHKTGFVHSVKLAFSRTHQRLYVQDRIRQDAAELSALVRDGAQIMICGGREMAKGIEEAFMDVLKTSGTDLADLRKEGRYVEDVF
- a CDS encoding Gfo/Idh/MocA family oxidoreductase, whose amino-acid sequence is MTQPKETLNVGLVGSGFIAEFHLKSMLGVRNVRIAGVFSRTQAHRQHIVNVATKLGLGPCQSFASLDAMLEDDSIDAVWILSPNYTRLDIMRQIHAAVTESRSKVFAVACEKPLARTISEAREMLRLAEDAKLNHGYLENQVFCTPVLRGKEIIWRRAAANAGRPYLARAAEEHSGPHAAWFWQGDKQGGGVLNDMMCHSVEVARHLLTDPAKPRSSLRIKSVNGTVANLKWTLPKYAQQLSDRYGSDVDYRNRPSEDFARATIALEDDEGKELMIEATTSWAYVGAGLRIQLELLGPEYSMEFNSLATGLKIFMSREIAGAEGEDLVEKQNAEQGLMPVLEDEAGIYGYTDENRHMVECFRKGQTPSETFEDGLAVVQMLMGLYYSAEVGRTVSFPADDLEDYVPVVARVGAN
- a CDS encoding ABC transporter substrate-binding protein, whose product is MAVMALAIPAAQAEEFTIGLSNGWVGSEWRTQMIEEAQAAAEKWKEKGVDVKVVVQSANVDVPGQIAHVRNFINQGVNAIIINPNSPTAFDPVFSQAKEDGILVISTDAEVSSQDALYVGIDQTNWAALSAKWLAETLKGKGQVVAINGVAGHPANEMRIAGYTSVFNQYPDIKVVNEVNANWDQAQGQQAMQNLLATYPDIDGVWVQDGMAAGAWRSLMDAGKAGQVAATGEIRKDFIDLWVKNDFNSGASVNPPGVMASALNVAVFMLQGRELKEPAAAGQYKNALYLPIPFINGDNVATVAKELEGKPGFYSYTSSLSIDEAEAYFK